The following proteins come from a genomic window of Dreissena polymorpha isolate Duluth1 chromosome 1, UMN_Dpol_1.0, whole genome shotgun sequence:
- the LOC127837617 gene encoding hsp70-binding protein 1-like isoform X2 produces the protein MASEDPNDNRSQRLPKDMKGLLKFCAQTADTEKKEDVVFQPMDPERKAWLHEALNSMSVSHVEEMRKSISIIQDNDSDADDKIEALESLINWCDSIDFAMDFHKIGGFTIFLLCLEHVEPELRWQCLNLIATLTQNNPYCQAAVLQAGLLPTLLAMLDTDTDPTVRTKALYAISCLTRDSQDALDQFISQDGFSVVMRAMQADVEKLKIKSAFMLSSIFTDNNTCKDILCDMGMIDQLVGHLSEEHSLFHEHVLSAILTVIRNHPRSLRECQKAELNLVTLLEQKLRDLKGIEEFQEEYQYVQELLPLVKCDNSVESDVAR, from the exons ATGGCAAGTGAAGACCCAAACGACAACCGTTCACAGAGGCTTCCAAAGGATATGAAAGGGCTCTTGAAGTTTTGTGCACAGACTGCTGACACAGAGAAGAAGGAAGATGTAGTCTTCCAACCAATGGATCCAGAG CGCAAGGCGTGGCTGCACGAAGCCCTCAATTCAATGAGCGTGAGCCATGTAGAGGAGATGAGAAAGAGCATCTCTATCATCCAGGACAACGACAGTGATGCTGATGACAAGATAGAGGCTCTAGAGTCTCTCATAAACTGGTGTGATAGCATCGATTTTGCAATGG ATTTTCATAAGATTGGAGGGTTCACCATATTCCTCTTGTGTCTGGAGCATGTTGAGCCAGAGTTGCGCTGGCAGTGCCTGAACCTCATAGCGACCCTAACGCAGAACAACCCGTACTGCCAGGCTGCCGTGCTGCAGGCTGGACTCTTACCCACTCTCCTAGCCATGTTGGACACTGACACCGATCCCACTGTAAGGACCAAGGCTCTCTATGCAATCTCTT GCTTGACACGTGACAGCCAGGATGCTCTGGACCAGTTCATCTCCCAGGACGGCTTCTCTGTGGTGATGAGGGCCATGCAGGCTGACGTGGAGAAACTGAAGATCAAGTCTGCCTTCATGCTCAGCTCCATATTTACAGACAACAACACCTGTAAAG ATATTCTGTGTGACATGGGTATGATTGACCAGTTGGTGGGCCACCTGTCTGAAGAACATTCTCTGTTCCATGAGCACGTACTCTCTGCCATTCTCACAGTCATACGTAATCACCCACGCAGTCTTCGCGAGTGCCAGAAGGCTGAACTCAATCTTGTCACTCTTCTAGAACAGAAACTACGCGACCTAAAGGGCATTGAAGAGTTTCAG GAAGAGTATCAATATGTTCAGGAGTTACTTCCCTTGGTGAAGTGTGATAACAGTGTGGAGTCTGATGTAGCTAGATAG
- the LOC127837617 gene encoding uncharacterized protein LOC127837617 isoform X1, whose translation MDLESAFRLIPISPTDFHLLGFSVNNLFYFDKALVFGASISCAIFERFAKFLKFCIKQNFTSGDLIQYLDDFLGANTSYTSCLENMATFRSVTSNLGVPVAEEKTDGPTTILTFLGLILDTNKMEIRIPKPKLQQVREKIEALVSKQKATLKEIQSLIGSLNFCCRAIPLGRPFCRRLIDKTCGLTKPHHHCRLTKEIRKDLMMWLQFFKYHNGISVFHDRFWISNEESQLYSDSAGAIGLGFGAFFHGRWCQGAWPPAWLEEGLLLDITVLELFPIVVAMFVWGDDLCNKKIRFNCDNIAVVHILNKLSAKSEPVMTLVRILTMRCLQKNILIKASHVPGASNDICDALSRFQMTRFRALAPEAADIPDNVPSFLWDIFTKEQQYLQWQALP comes from the coding sequence ATGGATTTAGAATCAGCATTTCGCTTGATACCCATCAGTCCTACAGATTTTCATTTGTTGGGCTTCTCAGTTAATAATCTGTTCTACTTTGATAAAGCTTTAGTTTTTGGCGCTTCTATTAGCTGTGCTATATTTGAACGTTTTGCTAAATTCCTAAAGTTTTGCATAAAACAAAATTTCACCTCAGGGGATCTAATACAATACCTAGATGATTTTCTAGGGGCGAACACATCATATACCTCTTGCTTAGAAAACATGGCCACTTTCCGGTCGGTAACATCAAACTTGGGCGTTCCAGTCGCTGAGGAAAAGACCGATGGCCCCACCACTATCCTGACATTCTTGGGTTTGATCCTGGACACCAACAAAATGGAAATACGCATCCCCAAACCTAAACTACAACAAGTTAGAGAGAAAATAGAAGCCCTCGTGTCAAAACAAAAGGCAACCCTTAAAGAAATACAGTCTCTTATTGGCTCTTTGAACTTTTGTTGCCGTGCCATCCCATTAGGAAGGCCTTTTTGTCGACGCTTGATCGACAAAACCTGCGGGCTAACAAAACCCCATCACCATTGCAGATTAACAAAAGAAATACGCAAAGATTTAATGATGTGGCTCCAGTTTTTCAAATACCACAATGGCATTTCTGTTTTTCACGACCGGTTTTGGATCTCAAATGAGGAATCCCAACTTTACTCAGACAGTGCAGGTGCCATAGGCCTGGGCTTTGGTGCCTTCTTTCATGGGAGATGGTGCCAAGGGGCCTGGCCGCCAGCCTGGCTGGAAGAGGGCCTACTCCTGGACATTACAGTTTTAGAATTGTTTCCCATTGTGGTTGCTATGTTTGTATGGGGTGATGATCTCTGTAATAAGAAAATTAGATTTAATTGTGATAACATTGCTGTTGTCCACATTCTGAACAAACTTTCAGCCAAGTCAGAACCTGTGATGACACTGGTACGCATATTAACCATGAGATGCCTACAAAAGAATATCCTCATTAAGGCCTCACATGTTCCAGGTGCTAGCAATGACATTTGCGATGCACTTTCTCGTTTTCAGATGACACGGTTCAGGGCTCTGGCGCCAGAAGCAGCAGACATACCGGACAACGTTCCCAGTTTTCTTTGGGATATCTTCACCAAAGAGCAGCAGTACTTACAGTGGCAGGCACTTCCGTGA